In a single window of the Euleptes europaea isolate rEulEur1 chromosome 4, rEulEur1.hap1, whole genome shotgun sequence genome:
- the SPIN1 gene encoding spindlin-1 isoform X1: MKTPFGKAPGQRSRADAGHAGVSASMMKKRASHKKHRNNMGPSKPISQPRRNIVGCRIQHGWKEGSGPVTQWKGTVLDQVPVNPSLYLIKYDGFDCVYGLELHKDERVSALEVLPDRVASSRISDAHLADTMIGKAVEHMFETEDGSKDEWRGMVLARAPIMNTWFYITYEKDPVLYMYQLLDDYKEGDLRIMPDSNDSPPAEREPGEVVDSLVGKQVEYAKEDGSKRTGMVIHQVEAKPSVYFIKFDDDFHIYVYDLVKTS, encoded by the exons ATGAAGACCCCATTTGGAAAGGCGCCAGGTCAGCGATCCAGAGCTGATGCAG GGCATGCAGGTGTATCTGCCAGCATGATGAAGAAAAGAGCCTCCCACAA GAAGCATCGAAACAACATGGGACCAAGCAAACCCATTTCTCAACCCAGAAGAAATATTGTAGGCTGCAGAATACAGCATGGATGGAAAGAAGGGAGTGGACCTGTGACACAGTGGAAAGGCACGGTCCTAGATCAGGTTCCTGTAAATCCTTCCCTCTACCTTATTAAATATGATGGATTTGATTGTGTCTATGGACTAGAGCTGCACAAAGATGAGAGAGTTTCCGCACTTGAAGTTCTTCCAGACAGAGTTG CTTCATCTCGAATCAGTGATGCCCACCTGGCAGACACAATGATTGGAAAAGCAGTGGAACATATGTTTGAGACAGAAGATGGCTCAAAAGATGAATGGAGGGGAATGGTGTTGGCTCGAGCACCTATAATGAACACATGGTTTTATATTACTTATGAGAAGGATCCTGTCTTGTACATGTACCAGCTCTTAGATGATTATAAAGAAGGAGACCTCCGCATTATGCCTGATTCCA ATGATTCACCTCCAGCAGAACGGGAACCAGGTGAAGTTGTGGATAGTCTAGTGGGGAAACAAGTGGAATATGCCAAAGAAGATGGCTCAAAAAGGACTGGCATGGTCATTCATCAAGTTGAAGCCAAACCCTCTGTCTATTTCATCAAATTTGATGATGATTTCCATATTTATGTCTATGATTTAGTGAAGACATCCTAG
- the SPIN1 gene encoding spindlin-1 isoform X2, translating to MMKKRASHKKHRNNMGPSKPISQPRRNIVGCRIQHGWKEGSGPVTQWKGTVLDQVPVNPSLYLIKYDGFDCVYGLELHKDERVSALEVLPDRVASSRISDAHLADTMIGKAVEHMFETEDGSKDEWRGMVLARAPIMNTWFYITYEKDPVLYMYQLLDDYKEGDLRIMPDSNDSPPAEREPGEVVDSLVGKQVEYAKEDGSKRTGMVIHQVEAKPSVYFIKFDDDFHIYVYDLVKTS from the exons ATGATGAAGAAAAGAGCCTCCCACAA GAAGCATCGAAACAACATGGGACCAAGCAAACCCATTTCTCAACCCAGAAGAAATATTGTAGGCTGCAGAATACAGCATGGATGGAAAGAAGGGAGTGGACCTGTGACACAGTGGAAAGGCACGGTCCTAGATCAGGTTCCTGTAAATCCTTCCCTCTACCTTATTAAATATGATGGATTTGATTGTGTCTATGGACTAGAGCTGCACAAAGATGAGAGAGTTTCCGCACTTGAAGTTCTTCCAGACAGAGTTG CTTCATCTCGAATCAGTGATGCCCACCTGGCAGACACAATGATTGGAAAAGCAGTGGAACATATGTTTGAGACAGAAGATGGCTCAAAAGATGAATGGAGGGGAATGGTGTTGGCTCGAGCACCTATAATGAACACATGGTTTTATATTACTTATGAGAAGGATCCTGTCTTGTACATGTACCAGCTCTTAGATGATTATAAAGAAGGAGACCTCCGCATTATGCCTGATTCCA ATGATTCACCTCCAGCAGAACGGGAACCAGGTGAAGTTGTGGATAGTCTAGTGGGGAAACAAGTGGAATATGCCAAAGAAGATGGCTCAAAAAGGACTGGCATGGTCATTCATCAAGTTGAAGCCAAACCCTCTGTCTATTTCATCAAATTTGATGATGATTTCCATATTTATGTCTATGATTTAGTGAAGACATCCTAG